In Rhipicephalus microplus isolate Deutch F79 chromosome 9, USDA_Rmic, whole genome shotgun sequence, one genomic interval encodes:
- the LOC119163220 gene encoding uncharacterized protein LOC119163220 isoform X2, protein MDTLPKESLCHLAVGSAVTCTYNGKEARLVKPFDQPSTLDGYTFNLACKFESKKGKIESVRFLFTLCAGNEDDLASWPFAKQVSLRIVDAAKQGKDVGVTFKMRPEEDAECFRRPVAHAPQKGILSEKVSWKQVNKRKLVRDDVLTVAVQFQ, encoded by the exons ATGGACACCCTGCCTAAGGAATCGTTGTGTCACCTGGCAGTAG GCTCTGCGGTTACCTGCACGTACAACGGCAAGGAGGCCCGGCTCGTCAAGCCCTTCGATCAGCCCAGTACGCTGGACGGCTACACGTTCAACCTGGCCTGCAAGTTCGAGTCGAAGAAGGGCAAAATAGAAAGCGTCCGCTTCCTCTTCACCCTGTGCGCCGGAAACGAAGACGATCTCGCGTCGTGGCCGTTTGCCAAGCAGGTGTCGCTCAGGATCGTCGACGCGGCGAAACAGGGCAAGGACGTTGGCGTGACCTTCAAGATGCGCCCCGAAGAGGACGCCGAGTGCTTCAGGAGACCCGTCGCGCATGCGCCGCAGAAGGGAATCCTTTCCGAGAAGGTCAGCTGGAAGCAAGTGAACAAGAGGAAGCTCGTTCGCGACGACGTCTTGACTGTGGCAGTGCAGTTTCAGTGA
- the LOC119163220 gene encoding uncharacterized protein LOC119163220 isoform X1, translating to MGGRSSKQGLERFRADTDDSVVPREADPATGVVDETEPQPGTMDTLPKESLCHLAVGSAVTCTYNGKEARLVKPFDQPSTLDGYTFNLACKFESKKGKIESVRFLFTLCAGNEDDLASWPFAKQVSLRIVDAAKQGKDVGVTFKMRPEEDAECFRRPVAHAPQKGILSEKVSWKQVNKRKLVRDDVLTVAVQFQ from the exons ATGGGAGGAAGGTCGAGTAAACAAGGCTTGGAACGTTTCAGAGCTGACACCGACGACTCCGTCGTTCCGCGGGAGGCTGACCCTGCGACTGGCGTCGTCGACGAGACTGAACCGCAGCCAGGCACCATGGACACCCTGCCTAAGGAATCGTTGTGTCACCTGGCAGTAG GCTCTGCGGTTACCTGCACGTACAACGGCAAGGAGGCCCGGCTCGTCAAGCCCTTCGATCAGCCCAGTACGCTGGACGGCTACACGTTCAACCTGGCCTGCAAGTTCGAGTCGAAGAAGGGCAAAATAGAAAGCGTCCGCTTCCTCTTCACCCTGTGCGCCGGAAACGAAGACGATCTCGCGTCGTGGCCGTTTGCCAAGCAGGTGTCGCTCAGGATCGTCGACGCGGCGAAACAGGGCAAGGACGTTGGCGTGACCTTCAAGATGCGCCCCGAAGAGGACGCCGAGTGCTTCAGGAGACCCGTCGCGCATGCGCCGCAGAAGGGAATCCTTTCCGAGAAGGTCAGCTGGAAGCAAGTGAACAAGAGGAAGCTCGTTCGCGACGACGTCTTGACTGTGGCAGTGCAGTTTCAGTGA